The stretch of DNA ATAGATGTGCTTGTTGGCCCAACTTGCGTCCCTACAACAACCGCAAACTCATGTTCCGTTCCAAACAGTGCGTTTTTCTTAGCTATAGTGCTAAACACAAGGGCGTTAAATTCTTAGATGTTCCTACTAGTCGAGTATATATTTCTCGTGATGTCGTCTTTGATGAAATCGTTTTCCCTTTCGCTCATTTACATCCTAATGCCGATGCCTTGTTTCGAAAAGAAATCCTCCTTTTATCCTCTCATTTAACAGGTTTTAAGCATGGGGATGGCAATTGTAGTGATTATATGACTAATGCTTCTAACCATGAAAAGGAGGATTGTGGTGATGCAGGGTCAGATCAGGAAGCAGCAGATTTTTTGAGGAAAAACAGTGAAGAAAATAGTATAAACGGCCTAAATTTCATGTGTCCGCTTTGTGCCAACCCTGCAGCCAGATCTCCCTCGGGATCGGCAGCTGCAGATCTGACATCATCAGCCCTGGGATCAGTGCCTCGGTTGCAGGCGTGCGCTGACGACCTCAGCACGGAAGCGCCGCTCTTTCCATCTGTGCCCGACACGCCGGGGCGTGGACCCACCTCGCCACATGCACACGCCGCCTTGCAGCGACAAGCCAACCGACCGGTTTGGTACAACCCCGCTTGTCTACGCCAGGCGCGCGAGCCACCAATCCCGCGCGGGCGCCGATCCTCAGGTGTATGTGGAGGCGCGTGGGCTGGGCCCAGCAGATAGAGTGCCCGGATCTTCTGTGCCGCCCGCCTTCACGTCATGCCTTTGTCCTGGCCACAGAAAATCTCGCACCTGCCACCAGCAGCGAATCTGCTCCGGGATTGCTAGAAACTCCTATAGCGGACCAGTCTTCAGGATCGTCTGTGACAATTTCTGATGCGGTGGTGCAGCAAGTTGGAAAAGTCCTCCACATGGAGAAGGCAAGGGCCTCTCGCCATGGCTACAAAAATGTCCTCCACATGGATGGGCATTTTTTCGGTGAGGGAGAACAAGAAAGAGGAGAGGTATAATTTCATGTTGAATGCGCGAAAGGAGATGATGGATGGGGACCGGAAGAGGATGGAGAAGAAGTTGAAAATTGAGAGGGAGAAGATCAAGTTGGAGAAGCACGAGGTTGCGATCAAATGGGAGCTCGAGAAGACCAAGACATTTGGAGAGATTGAGCTCGAGACTAAGAAGTTGCAAATCGCACGGAACGTGGAGGATGCGAAAATAATATTGGCGGACCAAATCATCTTGAATGAGCATGCAAAGAAGTGGCTTGTGGAGAAAAAGAAGATCAATGGCCGTAGTGAGTACGAGGTGGAGAGGGCGGCTACGCCAGCAGCGACGCATGCGGCAAGGATGCAGGCAGGCGAAGTAGGCGGCCTGGATGGTAGGAgttccccgggggggggggggggggggggggggggggggggggggggggggggggggggggggggggggggggggggggggggggatccggcttgcctgctccctctcTATGCTCCCATCCGTGCTCACACTTCATCCTACGGCTattcttttccctttttcttttctaatctaatcatctcccctgattttcagggggtggggctGAGCCTTATTTTCTTACAATCAAATGAAGCAAATGAAGCCACGTATGCGGGAGCAAGTAAGTCGGTGATAGCGTTTCAAGGTCCGTATGATAGCGTCGCAACTCGCAACACCGTCAGCGATCCGTTCTTCAGTCGTGCCCTCGCCTTCCTCCTTCCGGATCCACCCCACATACCATGTCCATTCCAGCGTCGCAGATATCTGGCACGGCAGATCAGATCGGGATCTGGCGCAGCGACCACCGACCATGAGCGAGGAGTCGCCGTGCACCCTCCTGCTGCCGTTCTTGGACAAGAGCCCCCACCGGGCGGCCGAGGAGCTCAAGGCTGGCCTCCATGGGAGCGACGTCGGCGCAAAGGTCGACGCTCTGAAGCGCGCGGTCATGCTCCACCTCAACGGCGACACGGTCCCCGACCTCCTTGTCACCGTCGTCCGCTGCGTCCTCCCCTCCAAGGAACACATCATCCAGAGGCTCCTCCTCGTGTACCTCGAGGTTGTGGACAAGCGGGACTAAGCCTCCGGCAAGGTCATCCCGGAGATGATCCTCCTCTCCCACCACCTCCGCAACAACCTCCACCACCCCAACGAATACATCCGCGGCGTCACGCTGCGGTTCCTCTGCCGGCTCCGCGAGCCGGAGCTGCTCCAGCCGATTGTGCCCGCCATCATCACCAATCTCGAGCACCCGCACCCTTTGGTCCGCCGACACGCGCTCTCCGCAATCTCTGTGATCTTCCGCCTGCCTTGTGGCGAGCAGCTCATTCCAAACGCGCCTTACCTTGTGGATCGTGCTCTCGCCATGGAGCAGGACCCAAGTGCACGGAGGAACGCGTTCCTCATGCTCTGCGACTGCTCGCCGGATCATGCGAACGCTTACTTGCTCAGCAACGCTGCCCGCGACGCCGAGTAGCCCAATGCCCTCCAGATGGCCGCCCTCGATTTCGTTCGCAAAGCCTACTCTCCTCGCTTCAGAACCACGTACATTGAGATCATCATGTCCCTCATCTCCACTGGCACAACTGATGCTGTTGTAGTATATGACTGCGCACGCACGCTCTTGTCTGTCTCCCGTGCACCGACCTTGATCCGCGCTGCTGTGGAAGCCTACTTCCGGCTGCTCAACTCACAAAGTGACAAGAAGGTGAGGCTTGTTATCTTGGACAGCCTGCACGAGCTGTGCACCTCACACCATTATATGATGGTCTCTTTTGTCATGGACATCCTGCACTTGCTTGCCAGAGCTGATGCTGATCAGCTGGATGACAGAGGCAAGGCTCTGAATTTGGTGCTTGGTTTGATCACCGCGCAGATTGTGGAGAAGGTCGTTTTATACCTCAAGAAGGAGGTTTTTGAGACAATGGATAGTATGCACGAGATGGCCTATGAATACTACCTGATGCTGGTGCAGGCGATACATGCCTGTGCCGTAGAGTACCCAAGTGTGGCTGGATTGGTGATGCACGTCCTCCTGGATTTCCTTGTGTATGGTGGTGACATTCCTTCAGCCTCGGATGTCATTATGTTTGTGTGTGACGTCATCGGGACCGACCCTTTGCTGCGTGTGTCCGTGATAGTGAGGCTGGTTGACTTGTTAAGTTTTATCCAGGATTCCTTCATCTGTTCATGTGCTCTCTGGATCCTTGGGGAGTACTCGTTTTCGCTATCTGAGGTCCGGAGAGCCATCTCTACCATTATGCGCACACTTGGAGATCAGCCCTTCAATGATGTCTCTGAGAACAGCGATGAATCTATTTTTGATTGCACTCCTACTAGTGGGTTGTTGGATTGCACGCATAGTCTCAGATTTCTCATTATGTCAGGTGATTTTCACTTGGCCGCCGTTGTTGCGTGTACGTTGACCAAGCTTGTGctgaggctggaggaggttgaagcaAACAAGGCATCAGCAGAGTCTTTGCTGATCATGGTGTCCATGCTGCAGCTGGGGAAGTCCTCTTACCTTCCCCACCCTATTGACAATGACTCATATGACAGAATTGTTTTCTGCGTTAGGTTGCTTTGTAGCACTGATTATGATCATGCAAGGAAGGTTTGGTTGCTGTCATGCCGCCAGAGCTTCACAAAGATGCTTGCTGAGAAGCAATCCaggaagaagaatgacaagatgAAGGTCGAGGCACAGAATGCCCATGCACATACTGATGATTCCATTGATTTCTACCACCTGGGCAGCAGGAGCGGAATGGGCCAACTTATTGAGTTGGAAGATGAGTTCCAAGATGATTTAAAGGCTGTAACTGGTGAATTCAAGGATGCAGATGATGCAAATAAATTGAACCGCCCTATTCAATTGACAGGGTTCAGTGATCCTTTGTATGCTGAAGGATTTGTTACCGTTAATCAGTACTATGATACTGTACTTGATATTACAGTGATAAACCGGACAAAAGAAACAATGCACAACTTGTGTTTGGAGTTTGCAACAGCATTTAAAAATGCAGTACTTGAGCGCTCTCCGAAGTACACCGTGGCTCCTAACGCAAGCAAGCAAATCCAGGCCAACATCAAGGTCTCTTCATCAAATGTTGGAATTATAATGACCCGCATCATTTATGAGACTTCTGATGAAATGGGGCCTTCAGAGGTGATCCTAAAAGATATGAGCATTAGCATTGCGGATTACATGACACCTGCCACATGCACTGATGTAGCTTTCCGGAAGATGTGGGCGGAGTGTCCGTGGAAAGCTAAGGTGAAGGTCAATACCGTGCTTCATGATGAGAAGGCATTTGTGAACTTTATAATCAAGTCAACAAACATGAACTGCCTAACACCATTGTCTGCGCTTGATGGGGACTGTGGGTTTGTTGCTGCCAATCTCTACGCCAAGAGTGTGTTTGGCGAGGATGCTTTGGTGAACATCAGCATAGAGAAGCAGTCCAACTCTAAGCTCAGTGGCTACATCGCTATACGTGGCTATGTCCAAGGACTGGTTCTTAATTTGATGCATACACTTATCCTTAAACAGCAGGCTACAGTTAACGCAGCCATGAGCGTGTGAGATGGGCCACAAGTATTATCGCTACCTGTATGAACGTGGCTATGTCTATGTCCAtgtatttttctttttttattaaACACATATGTTCAGTGTTTCGATAACAAAATAGATGTCAAACACGGAAATATTTATGAGAACTCAGTATTTTATTCATCACCGTACATATTTCAAGTACATGGATGTTAATTATATGCTCTCGTAGGAGTTTGCCTGTCTATTTGTAGAGTTCATCATGTAGAATACAACAGTGCAAAATAGATTGAAGTTTGACACTTTGATATAAGAAAAATAATCGCTAGAAGAGAGAAACATTAGCGCACAAAGGTAGCACGTAATCTTGACTTCCCAGGGGCTTAAGAGAAACATGATGCAGGGAGGCCGCCTTCCAACGCTGCCCGCATACATTTCAACAATAATTCAAACTAACTGGACAAAATTCTTTCAAACACTTCATAATTTATTCAAGTTCAGTTATAATTTACATAAAAAGGTCGACATTTCAACCGCTTAACAAAAAACTTGCAAAACCACCTAAACCCTATACCGTACGACCACCTCATAAGCATGGCCGCCGTGCCTTGCCGCACCGCTATCGGTGTCCTCATCGTCGTCGTGGCGCCGAAGGGCCACGACAGCCTTGTCCGGTGGCTGCCTGCCGCTCGCGCAGAAACCGCTCGGTACCTCCTGCTGTGCGGTGCCGAGTGACGCCGGGTCCACTACCGACTTTGCCTTCGGAGCCCTGGCGGCGGCCTTGCCGCGATCGGCGTTGGCGGAGCGCTAAGCGACCACTTCTCGCCATCAAGACAATGGTGGCGCCTGGCAGCCGTCTCCGTGATTGATAGAGTAGAAGTGGTTCAATGGATCATAAAAAATACATGAATGAAAATTGCCCATGCGCATATCTAcgtaagttcaacaatggagaaATTAATACCAAACTCAAATAGAAACGGGGATGCATGCAAAaaaattgggggggggggggggggggggtatttGTTTTCTAACCCATTTTGTATCTCTTTAACAGATCCACGAATATAAACATGGGATATCTTTAGACGTATAGGGACATAATAAAATGACCTTAATTGCTAAATACAAAGTAGCACTCAGGCATTAACACAAATTACAGTATAAGACATATTAGTTACGTAATAGTATACTCTCTCGACCTTCGCTATAGGACGCACCCATTGGAAAATTGACATGGCAACATAGAAAAAACAAATTAAGGCACAAAAACAGTAGCTTCCAACACAAGCTCGGTCGTACGACGAACCATGATCCCATACACTTCACTCATATCAAGCTTCTCCGGGTTCCCACCATCGGGAAGCTTCCAGTCAAAGTGATAGAGAAGGCTCGCAAGAGCCATTTCGATGTTTGACACTCCAAACATCATACCGGGGCACATTCTCCGTCCAGCCCCACCTGGGAGGAACCTGAAGTCCATACCACCATAATCAACCTTTTCACTGTCAAACCTCTTGGGGATGAACTCGCTCGCGTCAGTCCAGCTCTTCTCATCCCTACCGATAGCTGACACATTCACGAACACAGTGGTGCCCCGTGGAATATCATAGCCCATGACCATTGTTTGCTCAGTGCAAAGCCTCAGCATGAGCAATGGCACCGGTGGATGCAACCTGAAGGTCTCCTTGATGACCATCTGTAGGTAGTGGAGCCGGCCATCATTGTCGGCCTCATTCACCTCGGTCTTGTCGTGGAGGACTCGGCGAACTTCAGATTGTGCGGCGGCCATTATGTGTGGGCTCCTCATCAACTCAGACATTGCCCAGATTGTTGTAGTGGCTGTAGTCTCTGATCCTGCAATGAAAAGATCCTGCTGACACACACGGAAATATGTGAGACTGAAATATCATGTAGAAAGCAAAATGTTGTAGCTAGGAGGGTTCAAAATTTCAGTAAAAGTTATGTTAATTATGGTGGGTATTGGAATATTTGTAACATTCAAATTTTGCACCATATTAACCTAATATTAAGCCAAATTTTACATTAGGAAAAATTCATCTGAATTAATTACATTTTCATCGCAAACCAAAATATTTTCCGAAATTCCTATAAGATCCCAAAATAATCTGGTGCCATTTTTTTGTTATATCATCTCTTGCCAAAAAATTCCACTACTGGAATTTTAATGGAAAACATAACTGGCGACCGTTCAATGGGAGAGAAATGCATTTCGAATGATTTTCCTGGCAGTTTTAGTTCTATTGGGAGTGACATTttctttagaacaacatggaattTTCTGGGAGGATAGCAGTTTTGAGCCTTCACTCCAGAAAGTGCCATGCTCTTATGAAGAAACTGCCACCCCGACCAACTAAAACTCCATCAAAATGTTTGCAAATGCCACCCCTCCCAGTGGACGGTCGCCAGATAACGGGGTCCAATTTTAAACAATTGTCTTGGGTAGTTAGTGGTGACTGGTGACTCACAAAGAGGACGCCGCTGATGTTTTCATGGGTGAGGGCGACCACGCCAATCCCGTCGTCCCTCTGGAACTGGAGCAGAGTGGTGAGTATGCCCCCCCTCTTCTCACGTCTGGCATCATTGTCCTCCTCGCCCTCCATAGCCGTTCTGTGATTGTTGATCATCGCGTCCATGATGGAGTGGATCCTCCGGTGCAGCTCCCACGTCGCCCTGAGAGGCTGGCCACCGATCGCCCGGGTGAGACGCGACGCCTCGAACAGGTCGATGAGGTTAAATCCGGACATGAGGTCCAACACCATGtccagtgttggggaacgtagtaatttcaaaaaaaaatctacgcacacgcaagatcatggtgatgcacagcaacgagaggggagagtgttgtctacgtacccacgcagaccgactacggaagcgatcacacaacgtagaggaagtagtcgtacgttttcccgatccgaccgatccaaccaccgttactccggcacctccgagttcttagcacacgtacagctcgatgacgatccccgggctccgatccagcaaagcgtcggggaagagttccgtcagcacgaaggcgtggtgacgatcttgatgttctaccgtcgcagggcttcgcctaagtaccgctacaatatgatcaaggtggaatatggtggcagggggcaccgcacacggctaaggaacgatctcaaggatcaacttgtgtgtctagaggtgccccctgcctccgtatataaaggagccaagggggaggggtgcggccagccctatggaggcgcaggaggagtcctactcctaccgggagtaggagtccccccccccaatcctagttggaataggaatcctcgagtggggagagagagaagggggccgaccacctctcctagtcctaataggactaggggaggggggaggcgcatagcccaccttgggctgcccctttcacctttccactaaaacccactaaggcccatttggtttccgggggttccggtaacctcccggtactccggtaaaatccctatttcacccggaacacttccgatatccaaacataggcttccaatatatcaatctttatgtctcgaccatttcgagactcctcgtaatgtccgtgatcacatccgggacttcgaacaaccttcggtacatcaaaatgcataaactcataataactgtcatcgtaacgttaagcgtgcggaccctacggttcgagaacaatgtagacatgactgagacacatctccggtcaataaccaatagcgggacctggatgcccatattggttcctacatattctacgaagatctttatcggtcagaccgcataacaacatatgttgttccctttgtcatcggtatgttacttgccggagattcgatcgtcggtaaccaatacctagttaaatctcgttactggcaagtctctttactcgttccgtaatacatcatcccgcaactaactcattagttgcaatgcttgcaaggcttatgtgatgtgcattaccgagagggcccagagatacctctccgacaatcggagtgacaaatcctaatctcgaaatacgccaacccaacatctaccattggagacacctgtagagctcctttataatcacccattaacgttgtgatgtttggtagcacacaaagtgttcctccggcaaacgggagttgcataatctcatagtcataggaacatgtataagtcatgaagaaagcaatagcaacatactaaacgatcgggtgctaagctaatggaatgggtcatgtcaatcagatcattcaactaatgatgtgacctcgttaatcaaataacaactctttgttcatggttaggaaacataa from Triticum urartu cultivar G1812 chromosome 3, Tu2.1, whole genome shotgun sequence encodes:
- the LOC125549375 gene encoding desmethyl-deoxy-podophyllotoxin synthase-like, which produces MMNGIVMRASVGDRCAQRDAYLEELDEGMDLMSGFNLIDLFEASRLTRAIGGQPLRATWELHRRIHSIMDAMINNHRTAMEGEEDNDARREKRGGILTTLLQFQRDDGIGVVALTHENISGVLFDLFIAGSETTATTTIWAMSELMRSPHIMAAAQSEVRRVLHDKTEVNEADNDGRLHYLQMVIKETFRLHPPVPLLMLRLCTEQTMVMGYDIPRGTTVFVNVSAIGRDEKSWTDASEFIPKRFDSEKVDYGGMDFRFLPGGAGRRMCPGMMFGVSNIEMALASLLYHFDWKLPDGGNPEKLDMSEVYGIMVRRTTELVLEATVFVP